The sequence below is a genomic window from Micromonospora aurantiaca ATCC 27029.
ATCGACGGCGAACACCGCGGCGTCCCCGTCGACCCCGAGGAAGACGGTCTCGCCCGCCGCGGCCCGGACGGTCGACGCCCGCTCACCGGTGAGCCGGACCGGGCCGTCCCCGTCGACCAGGCAGCGGTCCCGCCACAGCGGCAGCACGACGCTCGCCGGGTCGGTCAGCCGCTCGGCCAGCCAGTCCGCGTCGGCGCGCCGCGCCGCCGCCCGGTCCAGCCATCCGCCGCCGTACGCCGGCACCCGATCCTGTGTCCGCACCAGCTCACCGTGCCACGATCCGCACCGCGGCACCGCCCCGAAACGGGTGATCGGTGCGACACCGGCGGTCAACCGACACGACCGCCGGACCGGACACTCCCGGCGGGCCCGAGCGTTGGTTACCGTAGGTGTCTCCCGCGGGGGAAGCGGTCCCCGCGTGTACTTCCGATCGAGGTTGCAGTGACGATGTACGGCGAGAAGATGCCGGCTGCCGACGACCGTCCCACCATCAAGGTGGCGGCGGTGAGCTGGCCCGGCGTCGAGATGGAGCCGGTCGCCACACCACCCGGGGGCGGCGCGGCCAAGCCGACACGCTCGCGACGGGCCCGGCTGCTGCTGGCCGGAGGGATCGTCGCGGCCGTGCTCGCCGGCGGCGTCGGCCTGGGCGCCTACGCGTACGCCGGTGACGTGCCCCGCGGCACCACGGTGCTCGGCACCGAGCTGGGCGGGCGGAGCCGCGCGGAGGCGGCCCAGGCGCTCCGCGCCGAGCTGGAACGCCGGGCCGACAAGTTGGACGCCCCGCTCGCGGTCGCAGTCGGTGAGAACAAGGCCGAGCTGAAGCCGTCCGAGGTGGGGCTCGCCATCGACGTGGACGCGACGGTGGCGGCGGCTGCCGAGGCCGACGCGCACGCGGTGAGCCGGCTCGTCGGCTCCCGGGCGGTCGAGCCGGTGGTGACCGTCGACCAGGCCAAGCTTGGGGCGGCCCTGCGCAAGGTGATGGGCGCGCAGGGGCGTGAGATGACCATGCCGGCGATCATCTGGACCGGGACCACACCGAAGCCGGTCTACCCGAAGCCGGCGCTGACGATCGACACCGATGGCGCCACCTCGGTGGTGAAGGCCGGCTGGCTGGCCGCCGAGCCGGTCACCGTGCCGCTCGTCGAGAAGTGGCCGGCCACCACCCGCGAGGAGGTGGACCGGCTCGTCGCCGAGCTGGCCCGGCCCGCGGTGGCCGCACCGGTCACGCTCACCACCGACGGCGGCTCGGTCACCGTCCCGCCCGCCGCCATCGCCCGGTCGCTGCGCTTCTCCGCCGACGACGCCGGCACGCTCACCCCGAAGGTCGACGTCAAGCGGCTGCGTACCGCACTGGGGGACCGGCTGACGAAGCTCGAGGTCGAGCCGCGGGACGCCGGACTGACCATCAGCGGCGGCAAGCCGAAGGTGCTGCCCAGCAAGCCCGGACGCCAGGTCGACGCCGCCGCGCTCGGCCCGGCGCTGCTCGCGGTGCTGCCGAAGACCGAGGGCCGTACGGTGACCGCCGAGCTGAAGCCGGCCGCCCCCGAGCTGACCGAGGCGGAGCTGGCGAAGCTCGGCATCAAGGAGCGGGTGTCGACGTTCACCACCCAATTCACCGGCGGCCTCTCGTCGCCGCGCAGCCAGAACATCGTCCGTGCGGCGAAGGACGTGGACGGCGCGCTGGTGAAGCCGGGCGAGACGTTCTCGCTCAACGGGCACACCGGCGAACGCGGCTACGACCAGGGATACAAGGACGCGCCGACGATCGTTGGCGGAAAGCTGGTGCCGGGCGTCGGCGGCGGTGTCTCCCAGTTCACCACCACGCTGTTCAACGCCACCTACTACGCCGGGCTGGAGGACGTCGAGCACAAGCCGCACTCGTTCTACTTCAGCCGATACCCGGCGGTGATCGAGTCCACCATCTACTGGCCTCAGCTCGACTTCAAGTTCCGCAACAACACGCCGTACGGCGTCCTGATCGACACGTCGTACACGTCCAACTCGATCACCGTCTCGATCTGGAGCACCAAGATCTACGACAGCGTGAAGACCGAGTACGGCCCGCGCCGCAACATCACCCAGCCGAAGACGGTCTACCTGACGCCGGGTCCGACCTGCATCGCCGCCGCTGGCGCTGTCGGGTTCGCCCAGGACGCGTTCCGGGTCATCAAGAAGGACGGCAAGGTGTTCAAGCGGGAGAAGTTCAGCTGGCGCTACGACGCCGAGCCGCGGTTCATCTGCGCCCCGAAGCCGGGCGACGACTGATCCACGAGACGCAGAAAGGCCCCGCCGGACGTATCCGGCGGGGCCTTTCCCATGATTCTCACGGCCGTGCCGCGGCCAGCCCTTCGCGTACGCCGTCGGCGTCCCGGTCGGTGCCGTAGACGGGCGTGTCCGGCTGCTGCCGCCAGCTCTCGTCCAGGGTGCCCGCGTCGACCGGGTCGAAGCCCAGCTCGTCCACCAGCCCCATCACGATCCGCTTGGCGTCCGCGTCGTCACCGGCCACCGGCAGCGCGATCCGGCCCGCCGTACCCGCCGGCTTGCCCTCGTCCATCAGGTGCGCGGCCTGGATGTTGTTGAAGACCTTCACCACCCGGGCGCCCTTGAGGTGATCGGCGGTCCAGCGGCTGGAGCTGAGACTGCGGTCCAGCAGCTCGGGGATGTCCCCGTCCCGCTGGGGGTAGTAGTTGTCGGCGTCGACCACCAGCTTGCCGTCGAAGAGCGCCGCGGGGAGCTGCGGCACCGCCTTCAGCGGGATCGCGATGACCACCAGCTCGGCGCCCTGCACGGCCTCCTCCACCGACACCGCCCGGGCGCCGGTCTCGGCGGCGAGGTCGGTCAGGCTCTGCGGCCCGCGGGAGTTGGCCACCGCGACGTCGTGACCGAGTGAACGCAGACGACGGGTGAGGGTGCCCCCGATGTGCCCCGACCCGATGATTCCGATCTCCATGCCCACTCCTGTACCCCGTGCGGTCGGACCCGATCACGGTCCCGGCGTACGACACGTCACGTTTCGCGCCGCCCAGCCGGCGGGCGATCGTGCGTCGACGGTCCCGGCTCGACGGTACGAGACCGAGGCGGTCCGTCGTGGTGTTTTCCGGGGGGCAACGCAATTCAGGGCCACCCCGGTTGGGGGTGGCCCTGAATTGGAAGATTGTCCGGCGGTGTCCTACTCTCCCACACCCTCCCGAGTGCAGTACCATCGGCGCTGGAGGGCTTAGCTTCCGGGTTCGGAATGTGACCGGGCGTTTCCCCTCCGCCATGACCGCCGTAACTCTATGAACATGTCAACCAACCCAACAACATGGGTGGTGGTTTGTTCAGAGTTGCACAGTGGACGCGTAGCAGCTTAGTAGTCAAGTCCTCGGCCTATTAGTACCGGTCAACTGAACCCGTTACCGGGCTTACATTTCCGGCCTATCAACCCAGTCGTCTAGCTGGGGGCCTTACCCCACAAATGTGGGTGGGATACCTCATCTTGAAGCGAGCTTCCCGCTTAGATGCTTTCAGCGGTTATCCCTTCCGAACGTAGCTAACCAGCCGTGCCCCTGGCGGGACAACTGGCACACCAGAGGTTCGTCCGTCCCGGTCCTCTCGTACTAGGGACAGCCCTTCTCAAGTATCCTACGCGCACGGCGGATAGGGACCGAACTGTCTCACGACGTTCTAAACCCAGCTCGCGTACCGCTTTAATGGGCGAACAGCCCAACCCTTGGGACCTGCTACAGCCCCAGGATGCGACGAGCCGACATCGAGGTGCCAAACCATCCCGTCGATATGGACTCTTGGGGAAGATCAGCCTGTTATCCCCGGGGTACCTTTTATCCGTTGAGCGACACCGCTTCCACATGCCAGTGCCGGATCACTAGTCCCGACTTTCGTCCCTGCTCGACCTGTCAGTCTCACAGTCAAGCTCCCTTGTGCACTTGCACTCAACACCTGATTGCCAACCAGGCTGAGGGAACCTTTGGGCGCCTCCGTTACCCTTTAGGAGGCAACCGCCCCAGTTAAACTACCCACCAGACACTGTCCCTGAACCGGATAACGGTCCGAAGTTAGATACCCAAATCAACCAGAGTGGTATTTCAAGATTGCCTCCACCCATACTGGCGTATGGACTTCACCGGCTCCCACCTATCCTACACAAGCTAATTCAGATACCAATGTCAAGCTATAGTAAAGGTCCCGGGGTCTTTCCGTCCTGCCGCGCGTAACGAGCATCTTTACTCGTAATGCAATTTCGCCGGGCCTGTGGTTGAGACAGTGGGGAAGTCGTTACGCCATTCGTGCAGGTCGGAACTTACCCGACAAGGAATTTCGCTACCTTAGGATGGTTATAGTTACCACCGCCGTTTACTGGCGCTTAAGTTCTCCGCTTCGCTCGTGAGAGCTAACAGGTCCCCTTAACGTTCCAGCACCGGGCAGGCGTCAGTCCATATACATCGAATTACTTCTTCGCATGGACCTGTGTTTTTAGTAAACAGTCGCTTCCCCCTGCTCTCTGCGGCCATACAACGCTCCACCCGCGCGGGGCTTCACGTCTCCGGCCCCCCTTCTCCCTAAGTTACGGGGGCAATTTGCCGAGTTCCTTAACCACAGTTCGCCCGATCGCCTCGGTATTCTCTACCTGACCACCTGTGTCGGTTTGGGGTACGGGCCGCTAAGAACTCGCTAGAGGCTTTTCTCGGCAGCATAGGATCACTGACTTCACCTGAATCGGCTCGGCATCACGTCTCAGCCTATATGCGCCGCGGATTTGCCTACGGCACGGCCTACACGCTTACCCCGGCACAACCACCGGCCGGGCTCAGCTACCTTCCTGCGTCACCCCATCGCTTGACTACTACCCGCCAGGTTCCCACGCTCCCCACCATTGGTCCGAAGACCGCCGGCAGTT
It includes:
- a CDS encoding VanW family protein → MYGEKMPAADDRPTIKVAAVSWPGVEMEPVATPPGGGAAKPTRSRRARLLLAGGIVAAVLAGGVGLGAYAYAGDVPRGTTVLGTELGGRSRAEAAQALRAELERRADKLDAPLAVAVGENKAELKPSEVGLAIDVDATVAAAAEADAHAVSRLVGSRAVEPVVTVDQAKLGAALRKVMGAQGREMTMPAIIWTGTTPKPVYPKPALTIDTDGATSVVKAGWLAAEPVTVPLVEKWPATTREEVDRLVAELARPAVAAPVTLTTDGGSVTVPPAAIARSLRFSADDAGTLTPKVDVKRLRTALGDRLTKLEVEPRDAGLTISGGKPKVLPSKPGRQVDAAALGPALLAVLPKTEGRTVTAELKPAAPELTEAELAKLGIKERVSTFTTQFTGGLSSPRSQNIVRAAKDVDGALVKPGETFSLNGHTGERGYDQGYKDAPTIVGGKLVPGVGGGVSQFTTTLFNATYYAGLEDVEHKPHSFYFSRYPAVIESTIYWPQLDFKFRNNTPYGVLIDTSYTSNSITVSIWSTKIYDSVKTEYGPRRNITQPKTVYLTPGPTCIAAAGAVGFAQDAFRVIKKDGKVFKREKFSWRYDAEPRFICAPKPGDD
- a CDS encoding NADPH-dependent F420 reductase, which gives rise to MEIGIIGSGHIGGTLTRRLRSLGHDVAVANSRGPQSLTDLAAETGARAVSVEEAVQGAELVVIAIPLKAVPQLPAALFDGKLVVDADNYYPQRDGDIPELLDRSLSSSRWTADHLKGARVVKVFNNIQAAHLMDEGKPAGTAGRIALPVAGDDADAKRIVMGLVDELGFDPVDAGTLDESWRQQPDTPVYGTDRDADGVREGLAAARP